Below is a genomic region from Bacteroidota bacterium.
CGAATGCTTTTACAGAACAGGGAGTAGCAATGCTTTCAGGAGTATTAAGCAGCGACAGGGCAATATCTGTAAATATCCAAATCATGCGAATATTTACACGCATCAGGCAAATGTTAACAGACAATACAGAATTACGTTTAGCAATAGAAAAATTGGAAAAGAAAACAGACAATCAGGGCAAAAATATAGAACTGGTTTTTCAATACCTGGACGAGTTGCTGGAAAAGAAAGAAAACCCAAAACCAAGGCAACAGATCGGATATAAGAAAAATAAATAGAATAACCCCACCGCGCGCCCCACAGCTTGCAAATCTCCAGTGCATTTTCTCTGAGAAAAATGTAAAACAGCTTCCCCCGTTGGGCGTAGCGTCCCGCTACGTCATATTTAGCCGGCATCTTGCCGGAATATACCAAATTGAATAATTGTATCTTTGAAGTTAAAAAAATGCCTATAGGTTATCAAATAAAAGAGCAAGACAAACTTCAATTTGTAACACTACAAGTAGTAGAGTGGGGTGATATATTTACCCGGCAAAAATATCGGGATATAATAACCCTTAACCTAGCATACTGTCAGAAAAACAAAGGTCTTGAAATATATGCATGGGTAATTATGAGTAATCATATTCATCTATTGGTGCGAAGTCAAAAAGAAGAATGGAGTGATGTTTTAAGAGATTTCAAAAGCTATACAAGTAAAAAAATATAGAAGAAATTGATTCCAATAGTGAAAGCAGAAAAGGCTACTGGCATTGTTGAAAAGCCTGAAGAATATCGGTATTCAAGCGCAAAAGATTATGCAGATGAAAAAGGGTTGTTGGAAATTGAAATAGTAATTAGAAAATGGAAAACTTGCAAATAGGCCGGAGGCCTTGTTAATATGAGCGTAGCGGGACGCTACGCTCAACGGGGTGCCATCCTTCCAATACCATGCAATCCTTGTCCAGTGAATTAAAAGGTATCAATCCTGTAATCCATAATGCAGGGCACATCAGGGCAAGCGTGATACTGAACTGGATAAAAATGTACGATAAAAGACAGGTTCAATATATGGCAGGCCACAAATGGATAAGCAGTACAGAAAATTATGAAGTACAGGAACTAACCGGATTAACGGACTTACTTACAAAACACCATCCCTTTAGTTGAATACAGACTTAAAATTTGGAGGTCGCAATTTGTGACCTCCAAATTGAGATAATATTATAAATTTGCAACGATCAAACACCAAAAGCATGGCAAAGAAAGAAACAGAAATAACAGTTCCTGACGAAATAGTAATGAATAAAATTTTAGAGGTCTGCACTTAACCGCATATTAATTGTTTGTGTAAAATATTATCAGAATGAACCATTCTTTTAATAAGGCTATCAAATATGATTTCTTTACTTTGAGATCTATTAATCCTGAAGGAAAACTCATTAAAACATCTGTTAATATTTCTTTCGCTTACCCAAGAGTAAGTAGTTCTAATCCAGGATTTAACTTGATGTATCATGGTATGCAAGGCTTTGAAATTCGCTCCTTTTTCACTTGGGATTTGTGTTATAGGGTAATCTTTTCCAATAGGCCTATATTCTTTCCATTCGTCAGTGGTGATTTTTGCTTGTTTACTAATGTGTTTTTCAAATATTCCTTGTAATGATTTGGCCGAAAAATCTTCAATTTTTAATGCGTAAAATCGTTTTACTTTTCCTTCTTTTGTTAATTCTACAGCACAAATAGACTTTTTCTTTTTACTATCATAACTTCTGCCTTGTTTTCCATTTTCTTGACCTCCAACAACAAATTCATCAACGTGAACATCACCATTCATTGGGTAGTTTTTACTTGATTTCATTGCTTCCCGCACTTTATGCATAAATAATCTAGCGGTATTTTCTCTCACTCCATAGCGAACACTCATTTGTGAAGCAGATAAACTTTTAGTAGTAGTTGCCATTTCAAAGCAAATAAAAAAAGCTTTTCGCAATCCAAATTTCACTTTATGAAATAGAGTGTCAGCACTTGGGGATTCTGTATCACTACATATGTTACAGGTACGTGAAAAGTCTTTGCGTTCCTGGCTTTTAGTATGATTACATTTTCGGCATACAAACCCTTTATCCCACTTAACTTTGGATAAGTATTTTTTGCAATCTTCATCAGTTTTGAAGTATTCAGCGAACTCTATGAGGTTTTGTCCTTTAAAAATATCCATTTGTTCTTTGTTTTTCAATGCGTTAAAGATATGCAATTAAATGATGACCTCTATAAAATTTATTACATCAGGGGACAAAAAGTAATGCTAGATAGTGATTTAGCTGAACTGTACCAAGTGGAGACCAAACAATTGAAAAGGCAGGTAAAAAGAAATATAGACCGCTTTCCAAAAGATTTTATGTTTGAATTAACTCAAGATGAGCTTAATAACTTGAGGAGCCAAAATGGCACCACAAGTTGGGGCGGTTCAAGATATTTACCAATGGTATTTACAGAGCATGGAGTTTTAATGTTATCAAGTGTTTTGAGCAGCCCAAAAGCAATACAGGTTAATATACAGATTATGCGAATATTTACACGCATCAGGCAAATGTTAACAGACAATACAGAATTACGTTTAGCAATAGAAAAATTGGAAAAGAAAACAGACAATCAGGGCAAAAATATAGAACTGGTTTTTCAATACCTTGATGAATTACTGGAAAAGAAAGAAAATCCAAAACCAAGGCAACAGATCGGATATAAGAAAAATAAATAGAACAACCCCACCAATAGGCCCCACCCCTTTCAAATCTCCGGGCCCACACATAATTTTCAAGCTGTTCCACACCCTGCCCTTCTGTTGTTTTTTCTGTCACACTTTTTGTACCTCTTACACTTGCAGCACATTTTTTTCAATCTATATAGGGGATATTGAAAAACGGAATGTACTTGATGATCAATAAAAATAAACAGGGAGAACTACTAAAAACTTAAAATTGGCAGTAATTAATTTTTAATGAATAAATTACCCTACTTTTAGATCACTAAATAATTGAAAATGAAAAGAATTTTAATTCTCCTTCTAATAGTCACAAGTGTTATTTCCTGTAAAAAGGAAGAGGAATTAAAGAAAGAGGATGAATTAATACCAGAGGTAAAAGAGCCACATCTTATTTATGAAAGCACCTTTGGCATAAGTGGAACAGGGCTTGGAGAATTTAGATTGC
It encodes:
- a CDS encoding ORF6N domain-containing protein encodes the protein NAFTEQGVAMLSGVLSSDRAISVNIQIMRIFTRIRQMLTDNTELRLAIEKLEKKTDNQGKNIELVFQYLDELLEKKENPKPRQQIGYKKNK
- a CDS encoding integrase; translation: MQSLSSELKGINPVIHNAGHIRASVILNWIKMYDKRQVQYMAGHKWISSTENYEVQELTGLTDLLTKHHPFS
- a CDS encoding IS1595 family transposase, with translation MDIFKGQNLIEFAEYFKTDEDCKKYLSKVKWDKGFVCRKCNHTKSQERKDFSRTCNICSDTESPSADTLFHKVKFGLRKAFFICFEMATTTKSLSASQMSVRYGVRENTARLFMHKVREAMKSSKNYPMNGDVHVDEFVVGGQENGKQGRSYDSKKKKSICAVELTKEGKVKRFYALKIEDFSAKSLQGIFEKHISKQAKITTDEWKEYRPIGKDYPITQIPSEKGANFKALHTMIHQVKSWIRTTYSWVSERNINRCFNEFSFRINRSQSKEIIFDSLIKRMVHSDNILHKQLICG
- a CDS encoding ORF6N domain-containing protein → MQLNDDLYKIYYIRGQKVMLDSDLAELYQVETKQLKRQVKRNIDRFPKDFMFELTQDELNNLRSQNGTTSWGGSRYLPMVFTEHGVLMLSSVLSSPKAIQVNIQIMRIFTRIRQMLTDNTELRLAIEKLEKKTDNQGKNIELVFQYLDELLEKKENPKPRQQIGYKKNK